In one Winogradskyella sp. MH6 genomic region, the following are encoded:
- a CDS encoding LytR/AlgR family response regulator transcription factor, whose product MKAIIIDDEKRARHLLSNLITEHCSSIEEIYEASDLKSGVDLIKTEHPDIVFLDIEMPNQSGLDILEYFPNQIDFKIIFVTAYNQYAIEAFKLSAVDYLLKPVDITELKEAVIKAKEAIEANNLSGQLNKLRDSLRQLSMDKIALEIPKGILFASHNDIAYFEADGMYTNVQLVEGKQKTICKPLKHFVEQLSKNAMFFKCHRSYLINLKYVDELVKDDGDYLLMNNQKRIPISKSKHDQFLDVIKETFM is encoded by the coding sequence ATGAAAGCGATAATCATAGACGACGAAAAGCGCGCCAGACATTTATTGTCTAATTTAATAACAGAACATTGCTCAAGCATTGAAGAAATTTATGAAGCTTCAGATTTAAAATCGGGTGTAGATTTAATTAAAACAGAGCATCCAGATATAGTGTTTTTAGATATTGAAATGCCAAACCAATCAGGTTTAGATATTTTAGAATATTTCCCTAATCAGATAGATTTTAAAATCATTTTTGTAACAGCATATAACCAATATGCAATAGAAGCTTTTAAACTTTCAGCAGTAGATTACTTACTTAAACCTGTTGATATTACAGAACTTAAAGAAGCGGTTATAAAAGCAAAAGAAGCTATAGAAGCCAACAATTTAAGTGGTCAGTTAAATAAGTTACGAGACTCTTTAAGGCAACTATCAATGGATAAAATAGCTCTAGAAATTCCTAAAGGAATTCTTTTTGCATCGCATAACGACATTGCTTATTTTGAGGCAGATGGTATGTACACCAACGTACAATTGGTAGAAGGAAAGCAAAAAACCATTTGCAAACCGTTAAAGCATTTTGTAGAGCAATTATCTAAAAACGCTATGTTTTTTAAGTGTCATCGTTCGTATTTAATCAACTTAAAATATGTAGACGAATTGGTGAAAGACGATGGTGATTATTTACTAATGAACAATCAAAAGCGCATCCCAATTTCAAAATCTAAACACGATCAGTTTTTAGATGTGATTAAGGAAACGTTTATGTGA
- a CDS encoding T9SS type A sorting domain-containing protein, whose translation MKKTLLLFTTYLCLGVSAIFAQNVNIPDFNFKNYLLNNPAINTNSDTEISVAEAQAFTGTISATSLGITDLTGIEAFVNITTLEVYSNILTSLDVSNNTSLTRLHCANNQITTIDVSGIPTLNQIHCQNNQLVELNLANGNNANFTYMKSYGNPNLTCIQHDSNYTPSYTNAGQYAQGWTRDANSSYSSNCNYGPVYVDANASGANDGSSWIDAYTTIDAALAVAGPNRKIWVAKGVYKPSAQNTPLEINDTSISIYGGFDGTETQLSDRDLTLINTTNATVITGDMNGDDIDGDFTSNKSDNADRLILVDATNITIDGFVLENIYDNSSNALNQDNGVIYSRYSGASTWIENLSIKNCSFKNNYSNDFLIKGFGLRDNFKLYNVSFTNNVSTGQSIILLHTDRFNNIYADFSNVLFADNETKFSVINAYRIPDGSFINYRDLDLIISNSSFINNNVVNVNNTSYGQAIIMGSDNTRGHLEINNSIFFGNTLNGVYADRDISYGTQGNHYELVINNSITQITNNGGASGAFAAPIFNNVQDLDPNTVSLNLSTDYKPTASSSYIIDQGDNTLYDTALFGDLDLSGNDRIFNTTIDLGAYEYNSTLGIDAVSLNTNSVKLYPNPVSDRLFIKSTEQIEGISIYNINGQLIKQAIETTNGIDVSVLPSGLYMIQIKTSNNTINQKFLKG comes from the coding sequence ATGAAAAAAACATTACTCTTATTTACAACCTACCTATGTTTGGGAGTGTCTGCAATTTTTGCTCAAAATGTAAACATTCCAGATTTCAACTTTAAAAATTATTTGTTAAACAATCCTGCAATTAATACAAATTCTGATACGGAAATTTCGGTAGCTGAAGCGCAAGCTTTTACAGGAACAATATCGGCTACAAGTCTAGGAATCACAGACTTAACAGGAATTGAAGCTTTTGTAAATATAACTACATTAGAAGTATATTCAAATATTTTAACATCATTAGATGTTAGTAACAACACCAGTTTAACACGATTACATTGTGCAAATAACCAAATAACCACAATAGATGTTAGTGGTATTCCGACATTAAATCAAATTCATTGTCAAAATAATCAGTTGGTAGAATTAAATTTAGCTAATGGGAACAATGCTAATTTTACGTATATGAAATCTTACGGAAACCCAAATTTAACGTGTATTCAACATGATTCTAATTACACACCTTCATATACTAATGCTGGTCAGTATGCACAAGGATGGACAAGAGATGCAAATTCTAGCTATTCTTCTAACTGTAATTATGGACCTGTTTATGTAGATGCTAATGCTTCTGGAGCTAATGACGGAAGCTCGTGGATTGATGCTTATACAACAATTGATGCAGCATTGGCTGTAGCAGGTCCAAATAGAAAAATATGGGTAGCTAAAGGTGTTTATAAGCCTTCAGCTCAAAACACACCTTTAGAAATAAATGATACTAGTATTTCTATTTATGGAGGTTTTGATGGTACTGAAACTCAATTATCAGATAGAGATTTAACACTAATAAATACAACTAATGCAACTGTTATTACTGGTGATATGAATGGAGATGATATTGATGGTGATTTTACATCTAATAAATCTGATAATGCCGATAGATTAATTTTAGTTGATGCTACAAACATTACTATTGATGGTTTTGTTTTAGAAAATATTTACGATAATTCAAGTAATGCTCTTAATCAAGATAACGGAGTTATTTATTCAAGATATAGTGGTGCTTCAACTTGGATTGAAAATCTGAGTATAAAAAATTGTAGTTTTAAAAATAACTATAGTAATGATTTTTTAATTAAAGGATTTGGTTTAAGAGATAATTTTAAACTTTACAACGTAAGTTTTACAAATAATGTAAGTACTGGACAAAGTATTATTTTATTACATACAGATCGCTTTAATAATATTTATGCAGATTTTTCTAATGTTCTGTTTGCTGATAATGAAACCAAGTTTTCTGTTATTAATGCATATAGAATTCCTGATGGCTCATTTATCAACTACAGAGACTTAGATTTAATAATATCTAATTCATCTTTTATTAATAATAATGTAGTAAATGTCAATAATACATCTTATGGACAGGCTATTATCATGGGATCTGATAATACTAGAGGACACTTAGAGATAAATAACTCTATCTTTTTTGGCAATACGTTAAACGGAGTTTATGCAGACAGAGATATTTCTTATGGTACTCAAGGTAATCATTATGAATTAGTAATTAATAATTCAATAACTCAAATTACCAACAATGGAGGTGCATCAGGAGCTTTTGCAGCACCAATATTTAATAATGTTCAAGATTTAGATCCAAATACTGTTTCACTTAATTTAAGTACAGATTATAAACCAACAGCAAGTTCATCTTACATTATAGACCAAGGCGACAATACTTTATACGATACTGCTTTATTTGGTGATTTAGATTTATCAGGTAATGATAGAATATTTAACACTACGATAGATTTAGGAGCTTATGAATACAATTCTACATTAGGAATTGATGCTGTTTCTTTAAATACAAATTCAGTAAAACTATACCCAAACCCTGTAAGTGATAGGTTATTTATTAAGTCTACAGAGCAAATTGAAGGCATATCTATTTACAATATTAACGGTCAACTTATAAAGCAAGCTATTGAAACTACAAATGGTATTGATGTATCTGTATTACCTTCAGGGTTATACATGATTCAAATCAAAACCTCTAACAATACTATTAATCAGAAGTTCCTTAAGGGCTAA
- the dnaN gene encoding DNA polymerase III subunit beta: MKFIVSSTYLLKQLQVLGGVINNSNTLPILDNFLFELSQSKLTISASDLETTMSSTIDVESDSEGSIALPARLLLDTLKTFPEQPLTFVVEENNTVEISSNHGKYALAYADGAEFPNAVSVEDASKTTIMGDILATAISKTIFAAGNDDLRPVMSGVFFQFSQDNLTFVATDAHKLVKYTRDDVSATESAEFIMPKKPLNLLKGILAGNEEDVLVEYNESNAKFTFDNSVLICRLIDGKYPNYEAVIPKENPNKLVIARTQFLNSVRRVSIFSNKTTHQIRLKIAGAELNISAEDVDYSNKAEERLTCDYQGDDMQIGFNSRFLTEMINNLSSDDVQLEMSLPNRAGILTPVDGLDEGEHVTMLVMPVMLNN; the protein is encoded by the coding sequence ATGAAATTCATAGTTTCAAGTACATATTTACTCAAACAACTTCAAGTATTAGGAGGTGTTATTAATAACAGTAACACATTACCTATTTTAGATAATTTCTTATTTGAATTAAGCCAATCGAAACTTACGATTTCGGCTAGTGATTTAGAAACAACAATGTCTTCTACAATTGATGTAGAAAGTGATTCTGAAGGTAGCATTGCTTTACCAGCGCGCTTATTATTAGATACGTTAAAGACGTTTCCTGAGCAACCATTAACGTTTGTGGTTGAAGAAAACAATACCGTAGAAATCAGTTCTAATCATGGTAAATATGCTTTAGCTTATGCTGATGGTGCTGAATTCCCAAATGCTGTTTCTGTAGAAGATGCCAGCAAAACAACCATAATGGGAGACATTCTTGCTACAGCAATTAGCAAAACTATTTTTGCTGCAGGTAATGATGATTTAAGACCTGTAATGAGTGGTGTGTTTTTTCAGTTCTCTCAAGATAATTTAACCTTTGTAGCTACAGATGCTCATAAATTGGTAAAATATACTAGAGATGACGTCAGCGCAACAGAATCTGCTGAATTTATAATGCCTAAAAAACCTTTAAATCTTTTAAAAGGAATTTTAGCAGGAAATGAGGAAGACGTTTTAGTAGAATATAACGAATCTAACGCTAAGTTTACCTTTGATAATTCTGTGTTAATTTGCCGTTTAATTGATGGTAAATATCCAAACTACGAAGCGGTAATTCCTAAGGAAAATCCAAACAAACTTGTTATTGCAAGAACACAATTTTTGAATTCTGTTCGTCGTGTTAGTATTTTCTCTAATAAAACAACGCATCAAATCCGTTTAAAAATTGCTGGTGCTGAGTTAAATATCTCTGCCGAAGATGTTGATTACAGCAACAAAGCAGAAGAACGATTAACATGTGATTACCAAGGTGACGATATGCAAATTGGTTTTAACTCTCGCTTCTTAACAGAAATGATTAATAACTTAAGCTCTGATGATGTTCAGTTAGAAATGAGTTTACCAAACAGAGCTGGTATTTTAACTCCAGTTGATGGGTTAGATGAAGGTGAGCATGTAACTATGCTAGTAATGCCAGTAATGCTAAATAACTAA
- the gldG gene encoding gliding motility-associated ABC transporter substrate-binding protein GldG encodes MKKNKSLIYILIVLAGLVIVNAISSSVYGRFDLTKDKRYTLSDATNTIIDKIDSPLVIDIFLEGEFPSEFRLLQTEVRQIIEEFQLKTNNIRVNYIDPIEDESTREQIIAELTRTGLEPYINTDNSTGKVTQEIIFPWAFASYKGQTVKIPLLKKSITQDLSEQINNSVQGLEYAFADAFSKLVNSKSKTIAVLKGNGELADINIADFLQTAQSYYKIAPFTLDSVSSNPQGTLDKLKQYDLIVVAKPTQAFSEEEKLVLDQYTMRGGKSLWLTESVIMDKDSLYNNSGSSVSIMRDLNLNDFFFKYGVRVNPSLVKDLYSAPIMLAIGEGSQAQLQPIQWQYAPLAASNQDHPITKNLELVRFDFTSPIDTLKNDVDKTILLQSSPKSRLEGVPTGISLNDVTKSPDESLYNSGPQNLAVLLEGEFTSVYDQRILPFKVKNFQSKSISTKMVVIADGDIIKNDVRQRRPLELGVDYRGFLYGNKEFLLNTVNYLLDDTGLINIRAKEISVAYLDEDKIKEESSSWQLLNIALPLALLGLFGLAFNFFRKKKYT; translated from the coding sequence ATGAAAAAGAATAAAAGTCTAATTTACATACTCATTGTATTGGCTGGGCTCGTAATAGTAAACGCTATATCGAGTTCGGTATATGGTCGTTTTGATTTAACAAAGGATAAACGCTATACATTATCTGATGCCACAAATACTATTATAGATAAAATAGATTCTCCATTAGTAATTGATATCTTTTTAGAAGGTGAATTTCCTTCAGAATTTAGACTACTTCAAACCGAAGTACGTCAAATCATTGAAGAATTTCAACTTAAAACCAATAACATTAGGGTTAACTACATCGACCCAATTGAAGATGAATCTACCAGAGAACAAATTATTGCTGAACTTACACGCACAGGATTAGAACCCTATATTAACACAGATAATAGCACTGGTAAAGTAACACAAGAGATTATTTTTCCTTGGGCATTTGCCAGCTATAAAGGTCAGACGGTAAAAATCCCGTTATTAAAAAAGAGCATTACTCAAGATCTATCAGAACAAATCAATAACTCAGTACAAGGTTTAGAATATGCTTTTGCGGATGCTTTTAGCAAGCTTGTAAATTCAAAATCCAAAACCATTGCGGTTTTAAAAGGCAATGGAGAACTCGCTGATATAAATATAGCAGACTTTCTCCAAACCGCTCAATCTTACTACAAAATTGCTCCGTTTACTTTAGATAGTGTTAGTTCTAATCCTCAAGGTACTTTAGATAAACTTAAGCAATACGATTTAATAGTTGTTGCTAAACCAACTCAAGCTTTTTCTGAAGAAGAAAAACTGGTACTCGATCAGTATACCATGAGAGGTGGCAAAAGCTTATGGCTTACCGAATCTGTTATTATGGATAAGGATAGTCTGTATAATAATTCTGGCTCTTCTGTTTCTATCATGCGAGATCTTAACCTTAATGATTTCTTTTTTAAATATGGTGTAAGGGTAAATCCTAGTTTGGTAAAAGACCTCTACTCTGCTCCCATTATGTTAGCTATAGGTGAAGGTAGCCAAGCACAATTGCAACCAATTCAATGGCAATATGCACCATTAGCAGCATCAAATCAAGACCATCCTATAACTAAAAACTTAGAGCTTGTTAGATTTGATTTTACAAGTCCTATAGACACACTTAAAAATGATGTTGATAAAACAATACTGCTTCAAAGTTCCCCTAAATCTAGATTAGAAGGTGTACCAACTGGTATATCTCTAAATGATGTTACCAAATCTCCCGATGAGAGTTTATATAATTCTGGCCCACAAAATTTGGCTGTTTTATTAGAGGGTGAATTTACCTCTGTATACGACCAACGTATTTTACCTTTTAAGGTGAAGAACTTTCAATCTAAAAGTATATCTACCAAAATGGTAGTTATTGCAGATGGTGACATTATAAAAAATGATGTTAGACAAAGAAGACCATTAGAACTCGGTGTAGATTATAGAGGCTTTCTTTATGGTAATAAAGAATTCTTGCTTAACACGGTAAATTATCTTTTAGACGACACAGGACTTATAAACATTAGAGCCAAAGAAATAAGCGTTGCTTACCTTGATGAAGATAAAATAAAGGAAGAAAGCAGTAGTTGGCAGCTCTTAAACATTGCATTACCATTGGCACTACTTGGTCTTTTTGGTTTGGCTTTTAACTTCTTCAGAAAGAAGAAATACACCTAG
- the gldF gene encoding gliding motility-associated ABC transporter permease subunit GldF — protein MFAILKKEINTFFASPIGYLVIGVFLLLNGLFLWVFKGDFNIFNNGVASLSSFFLLAPWILIFLVPAVTMRSFSDEKKQGTLELLVTKPISYFQIVLGKYFGAFILILLALIPTLLYVYTVYQLGNPEGNLDMGSTIGSYFGLLFLIAAYTAIGVFASTLSDNQIVTFIIAVFICFFMYFGFEGLSNYNVFGDLVYMENLGMSAHYNSMSRGVIDTRDLVYFISIALAFLIFTKLRIQKQ, from the coding sequence ATGTTCGCAATACTAAAAAAAGAAATAAACACCTTCTTCGCCTCGCCAATTGGTTATTTGGTCATTGGTGTGTTTTTATTATTAAACGGTTTGTTTTTATGGGTATTTAAAGGTGATTTCAATATTTTTAATAATGGTGTCGCAAGCTTATCCTCGTTCTTTCTATTAGCACCATGGATTCTTATCTTTTTAGTTCCTGCTGTAACCATGCGTAGTTTTAGTGATGAGAAAAAGCAAGGTACTTTAGAGCTATTAGTCACCAAACCTATTTCTTATTTTCAAATTGTGTTGGGCAAATATTTTGGTGCTTTTATTCTCATTTTATTGGCATTAATTCCAACACTTTTATATGTATATACTGTTTACCAATTAGGTAATCCAGAAGGTAATTTAGATATGGGAAGCACCATTGGATCTTACTTTGGGCTATTATTCCTCATTGCTGCATATACAGCCATTGGAGTTTTTGCATCAACGCTTTCAGATAATCAAATCGTTACGTTTATCATTGCTGTTTTTATATGCTTCTTTATGTATTTTGGTTTCGAAGGGCTTTCAAACTACAATGTTTTTGGAGATTTAGTGTATATGGAAAATCTCGGTATGTCTGCGCATTACAACAGTATGAGTCGTGGTGTTATTGACACTAGAGATTTAGTTTATTTTATAAGCATCGCTTTGGCCTTTTTAATATTCACAAAACTTAGAATTCAGAAACAATGA
- a CDS encoding putative quinol monooxygenase, whose protein sequence is MLVRIVKMSFEPSKIEEFLANFEANKDKIRAFEGCNFLELYRDKNNTNIFFTYSYWKSENDLNNYRHSDLFKSVWAKTKPLFNAKPEAWSVDKLVSLK, encoded by the coding sequence GTGTTAGTAAGAATTGTAAAAATGAGTTTTGAACCGTCTAAGATTGAAGAATTCTTGGCTAATTTTGAAGCTAATAAAGATAAAATAAGAGCGTTTGAAGGTTGTAATTTTTTAGAATTATATCGCGATAAGAACAATACCAACATCTTTTTTACGTATAGTTATTGGAAGTCTGAAAACGATTTGAATAATTACAGACATTCTGATTTATTTAAAAGTGTCTGGGCCAAAACCAAACCTCTGTTTAATGCTAAACCTGAAGCTTGGAGTGTGGATAAACTGGTAAGTTTAAAATGA
- a CDS encoding SAM hydrolase/SAM-dependent halogenase family protein, producing MAIITLTTDFGEKDHFAGAIKGAIYSELPEVRIVDVSHSVSPFNISEAAYIIQNAYSSFPKGTIHIVGIDSELSPENKHIAVKLDDHYFICANNGIMSMICSEIAPEKIVEINIHDKIETNFPVLDVFVKVACHIARGGTLEVIGKVINTIKPIKNLNPFVNDDKNQIIGSVIYIDNYGNVVTNIKKKFFEDIQKTRAYEIYARNHKFTKIYGRYSDIVNFEIEESKRNDEGKGLVVFNSSGYLEIAVYKSNCSTVGSASTLMGLKTMDTVTVNFLKS from the coding sequence ATGGCAATTATCACTTTAACCACTGATTTTGGAGAAAAAGATCACTTTGCTGGTGCGATTAAAGGAGCTATTTATAGTGAATTACCTGAGGTTAGAATCGTAGATGTATCCCATTCTGTTTCCCCTTTTAATATTTCTGAAGCGGCTTATATCATTCAAAATGCTTACAGTAGTTTTCCAAAAGGAACAATTCATATTGTAGGAATTGATTCTGAGTTAAGCCCTGAAAATAAGCACATTGCAGTTAAGTTAGATGACCATTACTTTATATGTGCCAACAATGGTATAATGAGCATGATTTGCTCAGAAATAGCTCCAGAGAAAATTGTTGAGATTAATATTCATGATAAGATTGAAACTAATTTCCCGGTTCTCGATGTCTTTGTAAAAGTCGCTTGCCATATTGCCAGAGGAGGTACGCTTGAGGTTATTGGAAAAGTTATTAACACTATTAAGCCTATAAAAAATTTGAATCCATTTGTGAATGATGACAAAAATCAAATTATAGGAAGTGTTATATACATAGATAATTATGGTAACGTTGTTACAAACATAAAAAAGAAGTTTTTTGAAGATATACAGAAAACTCGTGCATACGAAATCTATGCACGCAACCATAAGTTTACTAAAATATATGGCAGATATAGTGATATAGTAAATTTTGAAATTGAAGAATCTAAACGAAATGATGAAGGCAAAGGCCTAGTGGTTTTCAATTCGTCTGGTTATTTAGAAATCGCTGTTTATAAAAGTAATTGCAGTACTGTTGGCAGTGCTTCAACCCTTATGGGATTAAAAACAATGGATACAGTAACGGTAAACTTTTTAAAATCTTAA
- a CDS encoding PhoH family protein codes for MNELILELEEITPKEFFGAQNANIELLKKYFPKLKIVARGNKIKAYGDEDLLEEFDTRMMMLMKHFGKYNKLDENVIERILTSNSSEDYSTSASSGEVIVHGVGGKLIKAQTVNQRKLVESIRNNDMVFAIGPAGTGKTYTGVALAVQALKNKEVKRIILTRPAVEAGENLGFLPGDLKEKLDPYMQPLYDALRDMIPHEKLESHIEKGIIQIAPLAFMRGRTLDNAFVILDEGQNTTHAQMKMFLTRMGKNAKFLLTGDPGQVDLPRRTISGLKEALLVLKNIEGIGMVYLDDKDVIRHKLVKKVIAAYKSIENRD; via the coding sequence TTGAACGAACTTATTCTAGAATTAGAAGAAATTACCCCAAAAGAATTCTTCGGTGCCCAAAATGCCAACATTGAACTACTAAAAAAATACTTCCCTAAACTGAAAATCGTTGCTCGTGGTAACAAAATTAAAGCCTATGGTGATGAAGATTTACTAGAGGAGTTTGATACACGTATGATGATGCTAATGAAGCATTTTGGTAAGTACAACAAGCTTGATGAAAATGTGATTGAGCGTATATTAACAAGTAACAGTAGCGAAGATTATTCTACTTCTGCTTCAAGTGGTGAAGTTATTGTACATGGTGTAGGTGGTAAGCTGATAAAAGCACAAACGGTTAATCAAAGAAAACTGGTAGAAAGCATACGTAATAATGATATGGTTTTTGCTATTGGTCCTGCTGGTACAGGTAAGACCTATACAGGTGTAGCGTTGGCTGTACAAGCACTAAAGAATAAAGAAGTAAAACGAATTATACTAACTAGACCAGCTGTTGAAGCTGGAGAGAATTTAGGGTTTTTGCCTGGTGATCTTAAAGAAAAGTTAGATCCATATATGCAACCTTTATACGATGCTTTGCGCGATATGATTCCACACGAAAAACTCGAAAGTCATATTGAAAAAGGTATTATACAAATTGCACCATTAGCTTTTATGCGTGGTCGTACATTAGATAATGCTTTTGTAATTTTAGATGAAGGTCAGAATACAACGCATGCACAAATGAAAATGTTCTTAACACGTATGGGTAAAAACGCCAAGTTTCTTTTAACAGGAGATCCTGGTCAGGTAGATTTACCACGTCGTACCATTTCTGGTTTAAAAGAAGCTTTATTGGTTCTTAAAAACATTGAAGGTATTGGTATGGTTTATTTGGATGATAAAGATGTCATTCGTCATAAATTAGTTAAGAAAGTAATTGCTGCATATAAAAGTATAGAAAACAGAGATTAA
- a CDS encoding phosphoribosylaminoimidazolesuccinocarboxamide synthase has protein sequence MSQNNTITDTNFNFPNQKSVYKGKVREVYNIDDEQLVMIATDRLSAFDVVMPKGIPYKGQILNQIATKMMKDTEDLVPNWLVATPDPNVAVGDLCEPFKVEMVIRGYMSGHAAREYKSGKRLLCGVPMPEGMKENDKFPEPIITPATKAEMGDHDEDISKEDILKRGIVSKEDYEVLEDYTRKLFQRGTEIAEKRGLILVDTKYEFGKTKDGKIVLIDEIHTPDSSRYFYAYGYQERQDKGEAQKQLSKEFVRQWLISNGFQGKEGQEVPFMSDEYIETVSERYIELYENITGETFVKADVSDIQSRIEANVLEYLTS, from the coding sequence ATGAGTCAGAATAATACTATAACGGACACAAACTTTAATTTTCCAAATCAAAAAAGTGTTTATAAAGGAAAAGTAAGAGAAGTTTATAACATAGACGATGAGCAATTGGTAATGATTGCTACTGACAGATTAAGTGCTTTTGATGTTGTGATGCCTAAAGGAATACCTTATAAAGGGCAAATTCTCAACCAGATTGCAACCAAAATGATGAAAGATACTGAAGATTTGGTGCCAAATTGGTTAGTGGCAACACCAGACCCTAACGTTGCGGTAGGTGATTTATGTGAACCTTTTAAGGTTGAAATGGTCATAAGAGGTTATATGTCTGGTCATGCGGCACGCGAATATAAATCAGGTAAACGTTTGCTTTGTGGAGTCCCTATGCCTGAAGGAATGAAGGAAAATGATAAATTTCCAGAACCGATTATAACTCCTGCTACAAAAGCAGAAATGGGAGACCATGATGAGGATATTTCAAAAGAAGATATACTTAAACGTGGTATCGTTTCAAAAGAAGACTATGAGGTTCTTGAAGATTATACCAGAAAGTTGTTTCAACGCGGTACTGAAATTGCTGAGAAGCGAGGCTTAATTCTTGTTGATACAAAATACGAATTTGGAAAAACCAAGGATGGAAAAATTGTTTTGATTGATGAAATCCATACACCAGATTCTTCACGTTATTTCTATGCATACGGTTACCAAGAACGTCAAGATAAAGGTGAAGCTCAAAAACAGCTATCTAAAGAGTTTGTACGCCAATGGTTGATTTCTAATGGTTTTCAAGGTAAAGAAGGTCAAGAAGTGCCATTTATGAGCGATGAATACATAGAAACTGTAAGTGAGCGTTATATTGAGTTATACGAAAACATTACTGGTGAAACTTTTGTAAAAGCGGATGTATCTGATATTCAGAGTAGGATAGAGGCTAATGTTTTAGAGTATTTAACTAGTTAA
- a CDS encoding DinB family protein translates to MDKEEIAELIDAKHSELIHWLEQQQNDAWTQGPEGKWTQGQQALHLLQSIVPLNNALSLPKFLIRYKFGKANRPVRDYDTIVNRYEERLKDAKGKTFKGSQNMKVPEINEKQYILNRLQTESKKLKYKTKKISDKNLDKLILPHPLMGKMPIREIIMWTAHHVEHHTEILKTKY, encoded by the coding sequence ATGGATAAAGAAGAAATTGCTGAGCTTATCGATGCTAAGCATTCTGAGTTAATTCACTGGTTAGAACAACAACAAAACGATGCTTGGACTCAAGGTCCCGAAGGTAAATGGACACAAGGGCAGCAAGCACTTCATTTGCTACAAAGTATTGTTCCTCTCAACAATGCCTTAAGTCTCCCTAAATTTTTAATTCGCTATAAATTCGGAAAAGCCAACAGACCGGTTAGAGATTATGATACTATTGTTAATCGTTATGAAGAGCGATTAAAAGATGCTAAAGGAAAAACGTTCAAAGGCTCTCAAAACATGAAGGTTCCTGAAATTAACGAAAAGCAATACATCCTCAATAGATTGCAAACCGAAAGCAAAAAACTGAAATACAAAACAAAAAAGATAAGTGATAAAAACTTAGACAAGTTAATCTTACCACATCCATTAATGGGCAAAATGCCAATTCGTGAGATTATAATGTGGACAGCGCATCATGTTGAGCACCATACAGAGATTTTGAAAACTAAATATTAA